Below is a window of Humulus lupulus chromosome 2, drHumLupu1.1, whole genome shotgun sequence DNA.
CCTATTACTCCACCGATTTGAACCGTAGTCATATGGTTCTTCATCTACCACGCAATATGGTCACCAATCACTAAGCTTTGAAGTCAAACTCTCTTCCTTGACTGCCTCCCACTTCATCTTCTTCAGAATTGAATGTTTTGTTTTCTGCCCATTGATGACCGCCCTCTTCATGATTTGCATATtcgtcatcttcttcattttcaaaATCTTCGGAATAGACAGACTGTTCCTTTCTCTTAAGTCTTTTGGGGCATGTTAACTTGTTGTGACCAGCCTTTTTGCATAAACTACATTTCCTACCGACACTATTTCTTGTTCCTGCTATTCTCCGAGTCCCCTTAGATTTGGTGAATTCTGGGTCTTGCACAATGAATTGGGAAGCCCTATGCATAGGGAGGTTGGACGTGCAACTATCTCCACCAATCACTAAAGCTTCTTTCAATGTTGCACAAATTCGATCAATTTCAAGTGTAGCAATACGATGTGCAGAGTCGGTCCTACTCGCGAGGAAGGCAACCTCATTCATTCGATTACTTATTTGTCCAAACCTAGCCTTTTGGAGGGTGGTTTTATCAATATGAATACAACTATCATTCTAGATTGAACTCTCTCCCGACCGAGCTTCAATTGTCCACTGTGTCACAATAAGTGACTTTGGCATGTGTCCCGTGTCTAGGTGCTTCATTACAGCAAACATATGCCTACATGGTATCCCAAATGTAAGAAAATATTGGCATTCACAGACAAAAAAGTCATGAGCAAAAGTTGCATAGACTGCTCGGCTTGGGCCCCGACGAAACTTGTGGAGTTTCATCATTATAGCACCCTCCATGATGGTTTTTGTGAGTACAGTGTAGTGGCCTTCCTTTGACATTTGTCGTCTAACCTTAAAAAACATATTCCTTGTATATATCCTTGAAAGTTCTTCCTCCACAACTGGTAAGTTCGTCACTCCTAATTGTGGTGATGTGTGCAGTGACTCATAATCATCGGTTGCTTCGCGATGCCTAACCCATGAAAGGGCCATGTCAAGGGCCCTAACAAATTCATATAGCTTCAACTTCtggttcaattttttcttcagaaTGGCATTAATACCTTCGTTACGTTGGGTGGTTAACATGCCACAGAAAAAGTTCCCTCTCAAGTAGGTCTCTGCCCATTTATGTCTTGCATTGTACAATTTAGTACCATACTTCTTTCCTTGCAACCCATACTGTATCATAACTTCACTGAATTTCTCCTCAAACTCGTCAACATCATAATACTTGAACACCAGCTTTGTTAGGCTTTCGCTGAAACTTGGGTCTTTCACCTTTTTAACAGCTTTGTTGTGCATATGCCAATAACAAAGGCGGTGGGTTGCATTTGGGATCAAAGCCTCTATTACTGTTGCAATCGCCTCATCGCCATCGGTGACAACTGTTTTGGGTTGAGCCTCATCCATACATTCTAAAAAGGCTCGTGTCGCCCACATGTAGC
It encodes the following:
- the LOC133813975 gene encoding protein FAR1-RELATED SEQUENCE 5-like, yielding MYGHAIAFDSTYKTNSYGKPLLIWVGVNNHFRTTILGLAILANESASSYMWATRAFLECMDEAQPKTVVTDGDEAIATVIEALIPNATHRLCYWHMHNKAVKKVKDPSFSESLTKLVFKYYDVDEFEEKFSEVMIQYGLQGKKYGTKLYNARHKWAETYLRGNFFCGMLTTQRNEGINAILKKKLNQKLKLYEFVRALDMALSWVRHREATDDYESLHTSPQLGVTNLPVVEEELSRIYTRNMFFKVRRQMSKEGHYTVLTKTIMEGAIMMKLHKFRRGPSRAVYATFAHDFFVCECQYFLTFGIPCRHMFAVMKHLDTGHMPKSLIVTQWTIEARSGESSI